From the unidentified bacterial endosymbiont genome, one window contains:
- a CDS encoding glycerate kinase — MKIVIAPDSYKESLSALEVASAIECGFREIFPTAQYVKLPVADGGEGTVDAMVAATQGKIVRVPVTGPLGERVDGFYGLSGDEQSAFIEMAAASGLERVAPSQRNPLKTTSWGTGELIRHALDVGVKHIIIGIGGSATNDGGAGMVQALGAKLLDANQQPLGQGGGALATLAHIDVSQLDTRLADCRIEVACDVTNPLIGKEGASAVFGPQKGATPEMIVTLDNALAWYAKIIARDLDIDVINLAGGGAAGGMGAALYAFCGAQLRQGIEIVTDALHLSDLVADADLVITGEGRIDSQTIHGKVPVGVAKVAKRFNKPVIGIAGSLTADVGAVHEQGIDAVFSVIYTICSLEDALENARDNVRMAARNIAAVLKVGQEM; from the coding sequence ATGAAAATTGTTATCGCACCGGACTCGTATAAGGAAAGTTTGAGTGCGCTTGAGGTCGCGTCAGCGATAGAGTGCGGTTTTCGCGAAATATTTCCCACGGCGCAATACGTCAAACTGCCGGTCGCAGATGGCGGAGAAGGAACGGTAGACGCCATGGTGGCGGCAACTCAGGGAAAAATTGTCCGTGTCCCGGTGACGGGGCCGTTGGGCGAGCGCGTGGACGGTTTTTACGGTCTCTCCGGTGATGAACAGAGCGCGTTTATTGAAATGGCGGCGGCGAGCGGTCTGGAACGGGTCGCCCCTTCGCAACGTAATCCTCTGAAAACAACCTCGTGGGGCACCGGCGAACTCATCCGCCATGCGCTGGATGTCGGCGTTAAGCATATCATCATTGGTATTGGCGGTAGTGCTACCAACGACGGTGGCGCCGGTATGGTGCAGGCGCTGGGGGCAAAACTACTGGATGCCAACCAGCAGCCCCTTGGCCAGGGCGGTGGCGCACTGGCTACTCTTGCGCATATTGATGTAAGCCAACTGGATACACGTCTGGCGGATTGCCGTATTGAGGTGGCCTGTGACGTCACCAACCCGCTCATCGGAAAAGAGGGGGCGTCTGCGGTGTTTGGGCCACAGAAAGGGGCCACGCCGGAGATGATTGTTACTCTGGATAATGCGCTGGCATGGTATGCAAAAATCATCGCCCGGGATCTGGATATCGATGTGATTAACCTTGCGGGTGGCGGCGCGGCAGGGGGAATGGGGGCGGCGCTGTATGCTTTTTGTGGGGCGCAGCTTCGTCAGGGAATAGAAATCGTCACCGACGCGCTGCATCTGTCCGACCTGGTTGCCGATGCGGATTTAGTTATCACGGGTGAAGGGCGCATCGACAGCCAGACTATTCACGGTAAAGTACCGGTTGGTGTGGCAAAAGTGGCCAAACGTTTTAACAAACCGGTTATCGGGATTGCGGGCAGCCTGACGGCGGATGTTGGCGCAGTGCATGAACAGGGTATCGACGCGGTGTTTAGCGTCATTTACACTATCTGTTCGCTGGAAGACGCGCTGGAAAATGCCCGCGATAATGTGCGCATGGCCGCGAGGAATATCGCGGCAGTATTGAAAGTGGGGCAGGAGATGTAG
- the gudD gene encoding glucarate dehydratase, translated as MSNFTTPVVTSMQIVPVAGHDSMLMNLSGAHAPFFTRNIVIVKDNSGHTGVGEIPGGEKIRKTLEDAIPLVVGKALGEYKNILNRVRNTFADRDASGRGLQTFDLRTTIHVVTGIEAAMLDLLGQHLGVNVASLLGDGQQRSEVEMLGYLFFVGNRKLTPLPYQSQPEEKCDWYRIRHDEAMTPDAVVRLAEAAYEKYGFNDFKLKGGVLAGEEEAEAISALAKRFPQARVTLDPNGAWSLEEAINIGKQLKGVLAYAEDPCGAEQGFSGREVMAEFRRATGLPTATNMIATDWRQMGHTLSLQSVDIPLADPHFWTMQGSVRVAQMCHEFGLTWGSHSNNHFDVSLAMFTHVAAAAPGNITAIDTHWIWQEGNQRLTKQPFEIKGGMVQVPSTPGLGVELDMDQVMKAHELYQKYGLGARDDATAMQYLIPDWTFNNKRPCMVR; from the coding sequence ATGAGCAACTTTACTACCCCTGTTGTCACTTCCATGCAGATTGTGCCAGTTGCGGGCCATGACAGCATGCTGATGAACCTGAGCGGTGCCCATGCGCCATTCTTTACCCGCAATATTGTGATCGTCAAAGACAATTCCGGCCATACCGGCGTGGGTGAAATTCCAGGCGGCGAGAAGATCCGCAAAACGCTGGAAGACGCCATTCCGCTCGTGGTGGGCAAAGCGCTGGGTGAATATAAAAACATTTTAAACCGCGTCCGTAATACTTTTGCCGATCGCGATGCCAGCGGACGTGGCCTGCAAACGTTCGACCTGCGCACCACTATTCATGTGGTGACCGGTATCGAAGCCGCGATGCTGGATTTATTAGGCCAGCATCTGGGAGTTAACGTTGCCTCACTGCTGGGCGATGGCCAGCAGCGTAGCGAAGTCGAAATGCTGGGCTATCTGTTCTTTGTTGGCAATCGTAAGCTGACGCCGCTGCCCTATCAGAGCCAGCCAGAAGAGAAATGCGACTGGTACCGTATTCGCCACGATGAAGCAATGACGCCGGACGCGGTGGTGCGTCTGGCAGAAGCCGCATACGAAAAATATGGCTTTAACGATTTTAAACTGAAGGGCGGCGTGCTGGCAGGCGAAGAAGAAGCCGAGGCGATTTCCGCACTGGCAAAACGTTTCCCACAGGCGCGCGTCACGCTGGATCCAAACGGCGCATGGTCGTTAGAGGAAGCGATCAACATTGGCAAGCAGCTAAAAGGGGTACTGGCGTATGCCGAAGACCCGTGTGGAGCAGAACAAGGTTTTTCTGGCCGCGAAGTGATGGCGGAATTCCGTCGTGCCACTGGTTTGCCCACGGCGACGAACATGATTGCCACCGACTGGCGTCAGATGGGGCATACCTTGTCTCTTCAGTCAGTGGATATCCCGCTGGCTGACCCTCACTTCTGGACGATGCAAGGCTCGGTGCGCGTGGCACAAATGTGCCATGAATTCGGTCTGACCTGGGGCTCACACTCTAACAACCACTTCGATGTGTCACTGGCGATGTTCACCCACGTGGCCGCCGCTGCACCGGGTAACATCACGGCTATCGACACCCACTGGATCTGGCAGGAAGGCAATCAACGCCTGACCAAACAGCCGTTTGAAATCAAAGGCGGTATGGTACAGGTTCCTTCAACGCCAGGCCTCGGCGTTGAGCTGGATATGGATCAGGTTATGAAAGCTCATGAGCTGTACCAGAAGTACGGTCTGGGGGCGCGCGACGATGCGACGGCGATGCAGTATCTCATCCCGGACTGGACTTTTAACAACAAACGCCCTTGCATGGTGCGTTAA
- the barA gene encoding two-component sensor histidine kinase BarA has translation MTNYSLRARMMILILAPTVLIGLLLSIFFVVHRYNDLQRQLEDAGASIIEPLAVSSEYGMNLQNRESIGQLISVLHRRHSEIVRVISVYDEHNRLFVTSNFHLDPTALKIPDGTPFPRQLTVLRRGDIMILRTPIISESYSPDESVQSDAKSSSNMLGYVALELDLKSVRLQQYKEIFISGVMMLFCIGIALIFGWRLMRDVTGPIRNMVNTVDRIRRGQLDSRVEGFMLGELDMLKNGINSMAMSLAAYHEEMQHNVDQATSDLRETLEQMEIQNVELDLAKKRAQEAARIKSEFLANMSHELRTPLNGVIGFTRLTLKSELNPTQRDHLHTIERSANNLLAIINDVLDFSKLEAGKLILESIPFPLRSTLDEVVTLLAHSSHDKGLELTLTIKNDVPDNVIGDPLRLQQVITNLVGNAIKFTENGNIDILIEKRAISNNKVQVEVQIRDTGIGIPERDQSRLFQAFRQADASISRRHGGTGLGLVITQKLVKEMGGDISFHSQPNRGSTFWFHINLDLNPNVLTDGPVTDCLKGLRLAYVEPNAAAAQSTLDVLSTTPLEIVYSSTFSALAVEHYDILLMGIPVTFTGELTMQQERLAKAASMTDYLLLALPCHAQINAEELKNDGAAACLLKPLTATRLLPALTEYCSLSQHALPLVNNEKRMPMSVMAVDDNPANLKLIGVLLEDQVQHVELCNSGAQAVQQAKQMQFDLILMDIQMPGMDGIRACELIRQLPHQQQTPVIAVTAHAMAGQKEKLLSAGMNDYLAKPIDEEKLHSLLVRYKPGHIGGTYTITAEPAEASANHDATFDWQLALRQAAGKADLAREMLQMLVTFLPEIRNKVEEQLVGESPEGLLEAIHKLHGSCGYSGVPRLKNLCQLLEQQLRAGSPASELEPEFLELLDEMDNVTREATKVLAG, from the coding sequence ATGACCAACTACAGCCTGCGCGCACGCATGATGATTTTGATCCTCGCCCCCACCGTGCTTATCGGTTTGCTGCTGAGCATCTTCTTTGTCGTACACCGCTATAACGATTTGCAGCGACAACTGGAAGATGCTGGTGCCAGCATTATCGAACCGCTGGCCGTCTCAAGCGAGTATGGGATGAACCTGCAAAATCGAGAATCTATTGGTCAATTGATCAGTGTACTGCATCGCCGTCACTCGGAGATTGTACGCGTAATCTCCGTATACGATGAGCATAACCGCCTGTTTGTTACCTCAAATTTCCATCTTGACCCTACGGCCCTAAAAATTCCTGATGGCACGCCGTTCCCCCGCCAGCTTACCGTGCTGCGGCGGGGCGATATCATGATCCTGCGAACGCCTATTATCTCGGAAAGTTATTCGCCTGATGAGTCCGTGCAATCCGACGCCAAGTCCAGCAGCAATATGCTGGGATATGTGGCGCTGGAGCTGGATCTCAAGTCGGTACGATTGCAGCAATACAAAGAGATCTTTATCTCCGGCGTGATGATGCTGTTCTGTATTGGGATCGCGCTTATCTTCGGCTGGCGACTGATGCGCGATGTGACCGGACCAATCCGCAACATGGTCAATACCGTTGACCGCATCCGACGGGGCCAACTCGACAGCCGAGTTGAAGGTTTTATGCTCGGCGAACTGGATATGCTGAAAAATGGCATCAACTCAATGGCGATGTCGCTGGCGGCGTATCACGAAGAGATGCAACATAACGTCGATCAGGCCACCTCTGATTTACGTGAAACGCTGGAGCAGATGGAGATCCAGAACGTCGAGCTGGATCTGGCGAAAAAGCGCGCCCAGGAAGCAGCCCGTATTAAGTCTGAGTTCCTGGCGAATATGTCGCACGAACTGCGTACGCCGCTAAACGGGGTGATAGGCTTCACCCGTCTGACGCTGAAAAGCGAGCTTAACCCGACCCAGCGCGATCACTTGCACACTATTGAACGTTCAGCCAATAACCTGTTGGCCATCATTAACGACGTGCTGGACTTCTCCAAGCTGGAGGCCGGCAAGCTGATTCTGGAAAGTATTCCGTTCCCGCTGCGCAGTACGCTTGATGAGGTCGTAACGTTACTTGCGCACTCGTCGCACGACAAAGGTCTGGAGCTGACGCTGACCATTAAAAACGATGTGCCGGATAACGTCATCGGTGATCCGCTGCGTTTGCAGCAAGTCATTACTAACCTGGTCGGTAACGCCATAAAATTTACCGAAAACGGCAATATCGATATTCTGATCGAAAAACGCGCCATCAGTAATAACAAGGTGCAGGTAGAAGTTCAGATCCGCGATACCGGCATTGGCATACCGGAGCGCGATCAATCCCGTCTGTTCCAGGCATTCCGACAGGCAGATGCGAGTATTTCAAGGCGTCATGGCGGCACGGGTCTGGGGTTAGTTATCACCCAAAAACTGGTAAAAGAGATGGGTGGAGATATCTCCTTCCACAGCCAGCCAAACCGGGGTTCCACATTCTGGTTCCATATTAATCTTGATCTTAATCCGAACGTACTTACCGATGGCCCGGTCACGGACTGTCTGAAAGGATTGCGTCTGGCCTACGTTGAGCCTAACGCGGCAGCGGCGCAGAGTACGCTGGATGTCCTGAGCACCACCCCGCTGGAGATAGTTTACAGCTCAACATTTTCTGCGCTGGCCGTTGAGCATTACGATATTCTGCTGATGGGGATCCCGGTCACCTTTACCGGTGAACTCACCATGCAACAGGAGCGTCTGGCGAAAGCCGCATCGATGACCGATTACCTGCTGCTGGCGCTGCCATGCCATGCTCAAATCAATGCGGAAGAACTCAAAAATGACGGAGCGGCCGCCTGTCTGCTCAAACCGCTGACCGCCACGCGATTGCTGCCTGCGCTGACGGAATATTGCAGTCTGAGCCAGCACGCCCTGCCGCTGGTGAACAATGAAAAAAGAATGCCCATGAGCGTGATGGCGGTAGACGATAACCCGGCAAACTTAAAGCTCATTGGCGTATTACTTGAGGATCAGGTTCAACACGTTGAGCTGTGCAATAGCGGCGCTCAGGCGGTCCAACAGGCTAAACAGATGCAGTTCGATTTGATTTTGATGGATATCCAGATGCCAGGTATGGATGGTATTCGCGCCTGCGAACTCATCCGCCAGCTTCCGCATCAACAGCAGACGCCAGTAATTGCGGTAACGGCACACGCAATGGCCGGTCAGAAAGAGAAGTTACTCAGTGCCGGAATGAATGATTATCTGGCAAAACCTATCGACGAAGAGAAGCTGCATAGCCTGCTGGTACGCTATAAGCCGGGCCATATCGGCGGAACGTATACGATAACAGCCGAGCCTGCTGAGGCGAGTGCGAATCATGATGCCACCTTTGACTGGCAGCTCGCGCTGCGCCAGGCTGCGGGTAAAGCCGATCTGGCACGCGAGATGCTGCAAATGCTGGTCACGTTCCTGCCGGAAATTCGTAATAAGGTCGAAGAGCAACTGGTGGGGGAAAGCCCTGAAGGGTTGCTGGAAGCGATCCATAAACTTCACGGTAGCTGCGGTTATAGCGGCGTGCCGAGGCTGAAAAATCTCTGCCAGTTGCTGGAGCAGCAGTTACGCGCCGGATCACCGGCATCAGAGCTTGAACCTGAGTTTCTGGAACTGCTGGATGAGATGGATAACGTGACAAGAGAAGCGACGAAAGTGTTGGCAGGCTGA
- a CDS encoding glucarate dehydratase family protein: MTTQSSPIVTDMQVIPVAGQDSMLLNIGGAHNAWFTRNIVVLTDSAGNTGAGEAPGGEVIYQTLVDAIPQVVGQEVARLNKVVQRVHKGNQSADFDTFAKGAWTFELRVNAVAALEAALLDLLGKALNVPVCELLGPGKQRDAVTVLGYLFYIGDGSKTDLPYLQRSPGNHEWYHLRHQEALSGEAVVRLAEAAQDRYGFKDFKLKGGVLPGEQEIESVCALKKRFPQARITVDPNGAWLLDEAIGLCKGLGDVLTYAEDPCGAEQGFSGREVMAEFRRATGLPVATNMIATNWREMGHAVMLNAVDIPLADPHFWTLSGAVRVAQLCDDWGLTWGCHSNNHFDISLAMFTHVGAAAPGTPTAIDTHWIWQEGEARLTKNPLQIENGKIAVPDAPGLGVELDWDRIHKAHEAYKKLPGGARNDAGPMQYLIPGWTFDRKRPVFGRHY; encoded by the coding sequence ATGACGACCCAATCAAGCCCCATCGTTACGGACATGCAGGTGATTCCGGTGGCCGGACAGGACAGTATGCTGCTCAACATTGGCGGCGCGCATAACGCCTGGTTTACCCGTAACATCGTGGTACTTACCGACAGCGCCGGCAACACCGGCGCAGGTGAAGCCCCGGGCGGAGAGGTGATTTACCAGACGCTGGTTGACGCGATTCCACAGGTGGTGGGCCAGGAAGTGGCTCGTCTGAACAAGGTGGTTCAGCGGGTGCATAAGGGCAATCAGTCGGCTGATTTTGATACTTTCGCTAAAGGCGCCTGGACATTTGAGTTACGCGTAAATGCGGTTGCCGCACTGGAAGCGGCACTTCTCGATTTACTGGGCAAGGCGCTGAATGTCCCGGTCTGTGAACTGCTGGGGCCAGGCAAACAGCGTGATGCGGTGACGGTGCTGGGTTATTTGTTCTACATTGGCGATGGTAGCAAAACCGATCTGCCTTACCTGCAGCGTTCTCCGGGCAACCACGAATGGTATCACCTGCGCCACCAGGAGGCGCTCTCGGGCGAGGCTGTAGTACGCCTGGCCGAAGCCGCGCAGGATCGCTACGGTTTTAAGGATTTCAAACTGAAGGGCGGCGTACTTCCCGGCGAGCAGGAAATCGAAAGCGTGTGCGCGCTGAAAAAACGCTTCCCGCAGGCGCGCATTACCGTCGACCCTAACGGGGCGTGGCTTCTGGATGAGGCTATCGGCTTGTGCAAAGGGTTGGGTGATGTGCTGACCTATGCGGAAGATCCCTGTGGCGCCGAGCAGGGTTTCTCCGGTCGTGAAGTGATGGCCGAGTTCCGCCGCGCCACCGGGCTGCCAGTTGCCACCAATATGATTGCCACAAACTGGCGGGAAATGGGCCATGCGGTGATGTTGAACGCGGTCGACATTCCGCTTGCTGACCCGCATTTCTGGACTCTCTCTGGCGCTGTGCGTGTGGCGCAGTTGTGCGATGACTGGGGCCTGACCTGGGGCTGTCACTCCAATAACCATTTTGACATTTCACTGGCGATGTTTACCCATGTAGGCGCTGCGGCGCCAGGTACGCCGACCGCCATCGATACCCACTGGATTTGGCAGGAGGGAGAAGCCCGCCTGACCAAAAATCCGCTGCAGATTGAAAACGGCAAAATTGCCGTACCTGACGCGCCAGGGCTGGGCGTGGAGCTTGACTGGGATCGGATCCACAAAGCGCATGAGGCGTATAAAAAGCTGCCAGGTGGTGCGCGTAACGACGCGGGCCCGATGCAGTATCTTATCCCCGGCTGGACATTTGACCGTAAGCGCCCTGTTTTTGGACGTCACTACTGA
- the gudP gene encoding galactarate/glucarate/glycerate transporter GudP — MSTLSQAASSAEKRTNARYWIVVMLFIVTSFNYGDRATLSIAGSEMAKDIGLDPVGMGYVFSAFSWAYVIGQIPGGWLLDRFGSKRVYFWSIFIWSMFTLLQGFVDIFSGFGIIIALFTLRFLVGLAEAPSFPGNSRIVAAWFPAQERGTAVAIFNSAQYFATVIFAPIMGWLTHEVGWSHVFFFMGGLGIVISFIWLKVIHEPNQHPGVNKKELEYIAEGGALINMDQKKAKEKVPFSQKWAQIKQLVGSRMMIGIYLGQYCINALTYFFITWFPVYLVQARGMSILKAGFVASVPAVCGFVGGVLGGVISDWLMRRTGSLNIARKTPIVLGMLLSMTMVFCNYVSAEWMIIGFMAMAFFGKGIGALGWAVMADTAPKEISGLSGGLFNMFGNISGIVTPIAIGYIVGTTGSFNGALIYVGVHALVAVLSYLVLVGDIKRIELKPVAERG, encoded by the coding sequence AGTACATTAAGCCAGGCGGCAAGCAGCGCTGAGAAGCGCACAAATGCACGCTACTGGATAGTGGTGATGCTGTTTATCGTCACATCCTTTAACTACGGTGACCGCGCCACACTGTCGATTGCCGGCTCTGAAATGGCAAAAGATATCGGACTCGATCCGGTCGGCATGGGTTACGTCTTCTCTGCGTTTTCATGGGCCTATGTTATCGGTCAAATCCCGGGCGGCTGGTTGCTGGATCGCTTCGGATCCAAACGCGTCTATTTTTGGTCCATTTTTATCTGGTCGATGTTTACCCTGCTGCAGGGCTTCGTCGATATCTTCAGTGGCTTCGGTATTATTATCGCGCTCTTTACCCTGCGCTTCCTGGTGGGCTTAGCGGAAGCGCCCTCCTTCCCCGGTAACAGCCGGATTGTAGCAGCCTGGTTTCCGGCGCAGGAGAGGGGAACGGCGGTGGCAATTTTTAACTCCGCCCAATATTTCGCGACGGTGATCTTCGCGCCGATAATGGGCTGGCTGACGCACGAAGTCGGCTGGTCGCACGTCTTCTTCTTTATGGGCGGGCTTGGGATCGTCATCAGCTTTATTTGGCTAAAAGTGATCCACGAACCGAACCAGCACCCTGGGGTGAATAAAAAAGAGCTGGAATACATTGCAGAAGGCGGGGCGCTGATCAATATGGATCAGAAGAAAGCAAAAGAGAAAGTGCCTTTTAGCCAGAAATGGGCGCAAATCAAACAGTTGGTTGGCTCGCGCATGATGATCGGCATCTATCTTGGCCAGTACTGCATCAACGCCTTGACCTACTTTTTCATTACCTGGTTCCCGGTTTATTTGGTGCAGGCGCGCGGCATGTCGATACTGAAAGCGGGGTTTGTGGCTTCTGTTCCGGCGGTCTGCGGTTTTGTCGGCGGCGTGCTGGGCGGCGTAATATCCGACTGGCTGATGCGTCGCACCGGTTCACTGAATATCGCCCGTAAAACCCCCATTGTGCTCGGCATGCTCCTCTCAATGACCATGGTGTTCTGTAACTACGTCAGCGCTGAGTGGATGATTATCGGCTTTATGGCGATGGCGTTCTTCGGTAAAGGGATCGGGGCTTTAGGGTGGGCAGTAATGGCGGATACCGCGCCGAAGGAGATAAGCGGCCTGAGCGGCGGTCTGTTCAATATGTTCGGCAACATTTCCGGGATTGTCACCCCTATTGCAATCGGCTATATCGTCGGTACCACGGGCTCGTTTAATGGCGCGCTGATATACGTAGGCGTGCATGCTCTGGTGGCGGTATTAAGCTATCTGGTGCTGGTGGGGGATATCAAACGTATTGAACTCAAACCTGTTGCGGAGCGTGGATGA